The following is a genomic window from Haliaeetus albicilla chromosome 13, bHalAlb1.1, whole genome shotgun sequence.
GTCTCTCTCGATTTTGGGGGCATCTCCATTTTTGGGGTCTGTCTCTCTATATTTTGGGGTCTCTATTTTTGGAGGGTCTCCATTGTTGGGTTCCTCTCTCTATTTTTGGGGTCTACCATTCTCTATTTTTGGGGTGTCCCTCTGCATGTTTGggttccctctctctttttgcGCTGTCTCTCTATATTTTGGGGGTATGTCTCTCCATTTTGGGGATGTCTCTCTCTCTattttggggtgtgtgtgtgtcacaCCCCGTGCCCTCTGACCTTGAGGTTCTTCCACCAGTGCTTGCGCTTGACAGCGCTGGACTCTCGATTTTTGGGGTGTCTCTATTTTGGGGGTCCATCTCTCTCTATTTTtggtgtctctctctctctctctattttGGGGTATGTCTTTATAGTTTTACAGTGTCTATATTTTGGGGCTCTCTGTCTTTGGGGTATCTCTCTCCATTTTTTAGTTCCCCCTCTATATTTTGGGGCTGTGTCTCCACTTTTGGGTTCCCTCTCTCTATTTTTGGGGTGTCTCTCAATTTTGTGGGTGTGCCTCTCAATGTTGGGGCGctctctctctctatttttTGGGTCTCTACTTTTGGAGTGTCTCTATTTTTGGgttccttctctgtttttagGGTGTCCCTCTGCATTTTTGggttccctctctcttttttgtgGTGTCTTCCTATATTTTGGGGGCCTGTCTCTACATTTTTGGGGCCTCTCCATTGTTGGGTTCCTTCTCTCTATTTTCGGGGCATCCCTCTGCATTTTTGGgtcccctctctctcttttttgcaGTCTCTCTCTATATTTTGGGGGTCTGTCTCTCCATGTTTGGCTTCCCTCTCTCCATTTTTGGGGTGCGTGTCTCtctatttttggggggggtatCACACCCCGTGCCCTCTGACCTTGAGGTTCTTCCACCAGTACTTGCGCTTGAGCTTGGCGGCGCTGGTCTCGAACTGGGAGGCGCCGGCCTGGAGGGCATCGGCCCGGTCGTCCAGCTCCGACAGCTTCTGGTCCCGCTCCAGCACCTTGTCCACGTTCACCCGCATGATGTCCACCACCTGGGGGCAAAGGCGGGGGCAAAGGCGGGGTCAAAGGGCATTGGCGGGGGGGCGAAGGGCAGAGGTCACAAGAGACACGAGCATCGTCCGTCCTCCGtccgtccccccctccccgtagGGGCAGCGATGACCCCGTTCAACCCTCGGCTCCGCCCAGCCGTTAGCCCCGCCTCCAGCCCCACGCCCATCTCCTCGCCCGTGCCCCACCCTCGGCCACACCTGCCCCTCGGCCCCGCCCCACTGCCCTGCCCTCTGACCTCATCCACTTGGGCCTGGGTCTGCTGCAGCCGCCGGTTGCTGGTGAGGttggggggaggggcgggggggccccccccttctcctccagctggGGGGGGCGcgctgggggcagagggggccGACCTAAAAGGGAAGGGGGCAAAGGTCAAAGAAAGCCCACCAACACCCCTCCCCCCAATTTGGGGCAGGGATGGAAATAgagacacccccctccccccaccaggGACCCACGTGTCGGGGGGGACGCACACGACCCATagctggggggggcacatcCCAGTGCCCCatagtggggggggggtcccagtgccCCatagtgggggggggcacaggtgTCTGAGTGACCCATAGCGAGGGGTGACCCATAGCAGGAGGACCCAGTGTCCCTGTGCCCCATAGCGGGGGGGGCACTGGCATCTGAGTGACCCATAGCAGGGGGTGACCCATACTGGGGGGACAGAGTGTCCCAGCGCCCCATAGCGGGGGGGTCCCAGTGCCCCATAGCGGGGGGTCACAGGCATCCAGGTGACCCATAGCGAGGGGTGACCCAtactgggggggtcccaggcatcTGGGTGACCCATAGTGCGGGGTGACCCATAGcaggggggggtcccagtgccCCACTGCCCCATAGCGGGGGGGTCGCGGGCATCCAGGCCCAGCCCCCCAGAAGGGACCCCCAGGCATctgaccccccccatcccccccacccctccccccgcccccgaggGGGAGGGGCGGTTCCTCCGCAGcggggggaggggccgcagggtgggggaaggattttcccacccctccccccacccccccttccccccctccttcctgCGTCGGCAGCTAAAAATAGccccggggtgggggagggggcagatccctcccagtgctcccagtactcccagtgCTTCCAGCTtggagacacccccccccccaaaaaaatggggaggggggagagatgGAGGAGGGGGAGGCTCTGCGGGGGTCGCTcctggggggattgggggggagggtttggggggtcctggatgggggggggaggggtctGATGGGGGGTCTCCCCAGAgaggggggggtctgggggtggggtggggggggcgcgggggggtcCCGCTTCTCACTCACATCTCGGGCAGCAGCGAGGTCGgttcggcggcggcggcgggggaagATGGCGGCCGGGGCGGCGCGAGCATCcgggcaccggggggggggggggggggaagcgggggggggggggagggggggtaccgggctgggggagggggggggacgacactgggaggactgggagaggggggtgggggggaagcaggtggctggggggggtggagtGCAGAGcaggtggctgggggggggctatggggtgAGTCTATGGGGCAGAGCAGGTGgctatggggtggggggggtctgtggggtgaGTCTATGGGGCAGAGCAGGTGgctatggggtggggggggtctgtggggtgaGTCTATGGGGCAGAGGGATCAATGGGGCACAGGAGGTGGCCATGGGGTGGGTCTATGGGGCACAGCAGGTGgctatggggtgggggggtctggggCACAGGTAGCTATAGGGTGGAGGGGGGGTTGCTGTGGGGCACAGGAGTATCTATGGGGCACAAGGGGtggcagcagggtggggggaaatcTATAGGGCACAGCAGGTGGCTATGGGGCGGGGGGAAATCTATAGGGCACAGCAGGTGTCTATGGGGTGGGGGTATCTATGGGGCAGCACAATATGTGGGACACAAGGGACATCTATGGGGCACAGATGCCCCCTaatccccccccacccctcagcAAATACCAAAACAAGGGGGTAAAACTACAACAACTTTATTGGGGGGGAGAAGATAGGGGGCACCCCACAGCAACGGGGGGGTGCCCCCCAGCACACTTTGGGGGCAGCCCCACGtttgggtgggtggggggggtcccgcgCCCCCCACGTGTGGGgtgaaggggaaaggggggacaCACACGTACGTCAGGGGTTGGCGGGGGGGACGTAGGTGGGGGGCAGCACCCGCCGGGAGTGGGCGCGCACCCAGGGGTGCTGCAGGACCCCCCGCAGGGGCaggcgctggggggggctgtgaCGCAGCAGGCGGGTGATGAGGTCACGGGCGCCCTCGGGGACGGTGGGGGGGAAGTGCAGGTCCacctgggggggacacacacacaaacatggAGGGGGGGGTCAGGGACCCCCAAAAATGGGGGGCAGCACCCACCCTGGGGGTCCCTGAGGCCCCCCCTACCTTGGCTGTGGGGGTCAtccctctgggaaagcaggggggtgtggggcagggaaaggggggggcaATGTTGGGGGGTATCCCTGTATTTTTGGGGGGATCCTTGTATTTTTGGAGAGGGGGTTCCTACCTTGGTGACGCAGCGGCAGGTCTTGGTGTAGGAGGGGCTTTCAAAGCGGGGGGGTCCCTATATTTTTGGGAGATCCctgtattttgggggggttcCTGTATTTTGGGGGGTCTCCCTGTGGTTTTTGGGGATCCCTGTATTTTTGTTGGGGGGTCCCTACCTTGGTGATGTGGCAGTAGGTCTCAGTGTGGGAGGGGCTCTTGAAGGGGGGTGTCCCTGCATTTTGGGAGGGGTCTCCCCATATTTTTGGGGGGTCCTTATATTTCAGGGGGGCGTTCCTGTGTTTTTTGGGGGTCCCTGTATTTTTGGGGGGTCCCTACCTTGGTGATGCAGCAGTAGGTCTCGGCCTGAGAGGGGCTCTTGAAGGGGGGTGTCCCTGCATTCTGAGGGGGGTCTCCCCGTATTTTTGGGGTTCCTGTGTTTTTTGGGGGTCCCTTGGTGTCCCATCACCACCTTGGTGATGTGGCAGTAGGTCTTGGTGTGGGAGATGCTTTCAaagggggggggtccctgtgttTTGGGGGTGTCCCTGTATTTTTGGGGGTCTCCttgtgttttttgggggggtccctacCTTGGTGATGCGGCGGTAGGTCTCGGCGTGGGAGGGGCTCTCGAAGGGGGGGTGCCCGGCCAGCAGCTCGTAGCAGAGCACCCCCAGGCACCAGAGATCGACCTTCTCGTCGTGCGCCTGCCCCTCCACCATCTCGGGGGGGAGGTAATCCAGCGTCCCGCACAGCGTCCGGcgcctggggggggacacacacgacCTCGTTAATTAGGCGGGGGCACCCTCTTCATTAATGAAAGCCACTCTGTTAATTATCGGGGGGCAAACTTCTCATCGTGCACCCACCCCTCCACCAtcgggggcgggagggaggtAATCCAGCATCCCACACAGTGTCTGGCACctgcagcgggggggggggggggggggggggagggcaccCTGTTAATTAGCAAGAACTACCTTGTTAATTATTGGCAGCCACCCTGTTAATTATCAGGGGGAAAGTTTCTCATTGTGCACCTGCCCCTCCACTATCTCAGGGGGGAGGTAATCCAGCATCCCACACAGTGTCTGGTGTCTGTGGTGGGGACACGACCTCATTAATTAGGAGTGACAACCCTGTTAATTAGCGAGAGCCACCTTATTAATTATTGGGGACCACCCTGTTAATTAGGGGGGGCCAAACTTCTCATCATGCACCCACCCCTCCACCATCTCAGGGGGGAGGTAATCCAGTGTCCTGCACAGTGTCTGGCACCTCGTTAACTGGGGGGGAGGCCACCCTGTTAATTATTGGGGGGCACCCCGTTAATTAGGACACCACCATGGGTGTACGTGGATCCATTGTCTCCCTGGATGCAGCCTGGGGGTCGGGGGGAagccccctctccccctcctcaggattttggggacacccccccccagcttgcCCTGTGCCCATAGGACCAGCCCCATaggggcagctccagccccatagAGCATCCCCTATGGGGTACCCCCAGTCCCATAGGTGTCCCCTATAGGGTCCCCCCAGCCCTATAGGGCATCCCCCATGgggcagcccagccccacagagcaCCCTCAGCCCCCTaggccacccccagccccatagggCATCCCCTATGGGGTACCTCtagccccatagatccccccCTCAGCCGTACCGGAGGGAGGGGGCGTGCACGGACCACCCGAAATCGGCGATTTTCAGCTCCCCCTTGAGCCCCAGCAGCAGATTCTCGGGTTTGATGTCCCGGTGGATCACCTTCCGCCCATGGCAGTACAGCAGCGCGTCCGCCAGCTCCTCCATCAACTGGGgtgggggattttgggggggggtcagggcaCCCCCAAACTGCCCAGGGTCCCCCCAAAGACCCCTGAGGCCCCCCAAGGTCTCCTGCACCCCCAAGGGTGCCCCatgtcttccccccccgccctgagCTGTGCAGTTGGTGTGGGGCCGCAGCTCCTCCATCAATTTGGGGGCGGGGTGAGATTCGGGGGGGGTCAGGGCACCCCCAAAGTGCCCGGGGGGTCCCAACAAGCAGCCCcatgggggggacacacatgaCAATGACCCCCGCAAGTGTTTGGGGCACTTGGACCCAGACACCACCCAATGACTGAGGGTGACCCTGATGTCTATGGGACCCAGACTCCCATGTTGCGGGGGCACCCCAATTTCAGGGTAGACTCTGGATTCagggggggcagccccccccatGTCTGGGGGTACCCCAATGTCCCAGTCAGTTCTGGGGTCCCAGTTCCCCCTTCCATAGGGGGTACCCTGATATCTGGGGGAGGGCAGACCCCCACGGTTTGGGGGGGTACCCCAATATCCAGGGCTGCTCTGAGATTAACCCCACTGTTGGGGGGGCACCGCCCAAAACCTGGGTCACGACCTCTAGATCCAGGTtcactcccagctccctccccatTACCTGGGGGTCTCCCTGACGTGTGGGGCAGTtctggggtgccccccccaaaaaaaaggggTGCCGGATTTTGGGGTGCCCTGACCGTGGCAGTTCGGGAGGCGTCAAGGCGGCGGCAGCGCTGCAGCTCCTTGTAGAGCTCCCCCCGCGGCGCGTACTCCAGGATGAGGAACACCCGGCGCCGGTCGTGGAAGTAGTTGTAGAGGCGCAGGACGttggggtgcctgggggggggcaatATGAAGGGGGGGCACCCAGTGAGGCCCCTGTGACCCCCCCCACTGTCACCTGTTGACACCTGGAGGGTGGCTGGTACCCCCCTGTTGCCACCTAAGGGGTGCTCTGGGTCACGTGTCACCCCCGGCACCCCAGTGCCACCCATAGGGACAGGAGACCCCCAGGACCTCCCCACTGTCACCCCACCAGTGCCACCCACCATCTCCCAGGGTCCCcaggctcccccccccccatccccccaggaccccccccatcACCTCATTGACACCCACTGTCACCCAGtgtccccaggaccccccatCATCCCAGGACACCCAGGCCCCCCTTTCACTCTCACCCCGCCACCACCCACTATCAcccagtgtccccagtcccCCTCTCTACCTTCATCCCAGTGCCACTTCCTGtcaccccagtgtccccaggacCTCCCCCATCACCCCAGACCCCCCCTCCACTCTCACCCCAGATGCCCAGGCCCCCCCCAAtcaccccaggacccccccatcaccccagtGCCACCCATCACCCCAGTGCTTCTCTCCACCCTCAGCCCACTGCCATCCCCTGtcaccccagtgtccccaggaccccccccatcaccccaggACCCTCCTCCACCCTCACCCCACCGCCACCCCGCATCCCCAGGACCCCTGCCACCCCGTGCCCCCCGCCCTGACCGGAGGTGGGCCTGGATCTCGATCTCCCTGCGGAGCTGGTGTtccaccccttccttctccaCCTGGGACTTGAAGAGAACCTTCAGGGCCACCAGGAAGCCAGAGCTCCGCTCCCGCGCCAGGTACACATTCCCGAATTTCCCCTTTCCCAGTGGACGCCCCACCTCGAAGTCCTCCAGGGAGAACGTCCGTCTGCGGGGGGGGGATGGACGGGGACACACAGGGGACAGATGGACGGACACAGTGGTGAGGGGGACCCGTGgcctggggttgggggggacgCCCGGTATCAAGGGTCGGGGGGCACAGGACAGACCTGAAGCGCCCGGCATCACCCACAGGGTGCCGGCACCCCCCTCAGTATCACCCACCGTCACCCACAgggtgctgggaccccccccagtaTCACCCACCATCACCCACAgggtgctgggacccccccactgTGACCCAGGGTCCCCCCCCAGTGTCACCCACCATCACCCAgtgccccaggaccccccaatGCCACCCAGGGGCCCCAAGACTCCTTCCAGTGTCACCCACCATCACCCACAGGgtgccaggacccccccccagtgccacccaggGTCCCCAAGACCCTCTCCAGTGTCACCCAGTGCCACCCACCATAACCCACATGGTTCCAGAACCCCCACAGTGCCACCCAGGGGGTCTCTAGGACCCCCCCTACTGTCACTAGGGGGTaactggggaccccccccagtgccacccagggtccccaagaccccccccagcgccacccaccaccaccaagagGATCCCAACACCCCTCCCAATGCCCCCCAGCATCCTTGGGCCCCCCTCCAGTGCCCCCCCCGACACtcactggggtgggggaggtgCAGGCGCCTGCAGGGCGCTGGgctccaggggcacccgcccGGCTCCtgagaagagggagagaaattgggggggggtgtcagtggcgggaccccccccccccccccaaaaacacccATGGGGGGCCCCCAtggaccccccccatccctccccgtaCCTGGCAGGGCCCCGGCCTTGCCGGGGGCTCTCGAAAGCTGGGGGGGATCCGAAGCGGGGGGGTCCTTACGGGGCACCcgttggggggcgggggggggcagcaccccaCACTGCCGGCACAaaacggggtgggggggcatgTCACCCCAAGGCCACCTCTTAggggtggggggaccccaaatgacccccaCACCCCCTGAAATTGGGGGGAGCACCCCAAGGCCACGGGGGGAATCCCaacacaccccccaccccctcaaagtgggggggcaccccaagACCActtcttggggtggggggaccccaaatACTCCCCACACCCCCTCAAAGTAGGGGGGACACCCTAAGACCACctcttggggtggggggggaccccaaacaACCCCTACACCCCTTCAAagtgggggggcaccccaagACCCCCCCTCAAGGGAACACCGcgaggcgggggggaggggttACCTTGGCCAAGCTGGGGTTCATG
Proteins encoded in this region:
- the VAMP2 gene encoding vesicle-associated membrane protein 2 is translated as MLAPPRPPSSPAAAAEPTSLLPEMSAPSAPSAPPPAGGEGGGPPAPPPNLTSNRRLQQTQAQVDEVVDIMRVNVDKVLERDQKLSELDDRADALQAGASQFETSAAKLKRKYWWKNLKMMIILGVICAIVLIIIIVYFST
- the LOC138688500 gene encoding aurora kinase C-like produces the protein MSQKENMNPSLAKCGVLPPPAPQRVPRKDPPASDPPQLSRAPGKAGALPGAGRVPLEPSALQAPAPPPPQRTFSLEDFEVGRPLGKGKFGNVYLARERSSGFLVALKVLFKSQVEKEGVEHQLRREIEIQAHLRHPNVLRLYNYFHDRRRVFLILEYAPRGELYKELQRCRRLDASRTATLMEELADALLYCHGRKVIHRDIKPENLLLGLKGELKIADFGWSVHAPSLRRRTLCGTLDYLPPEMVEGQAHDEKVDLWCLGVLCYELLAGHPPFESPSHAETYRRITKVDLHFPPTVPEGARDLITRLLRHSPPQRLPLRGVLQHPWVRAHSRRVLPPTYVPPANP